atttcGTCAAAATTGGGTGGTTTTGGACATTAGTTATCACCGTGCCTTACGTTTTATTAACATCGTATACGACATGTTGCGGGAAAAGACGGATGATTGCCACCGCTCACATGGTTAGATTATTAATTGCCACTGTGTTTTGGTGGGGATGGACTACACTTTTCAatgttattgaaaataattatggaCGGTGTAATTCAAAATCATATGATAACAAAATTACATGTCTGAAAAATGGATCATTTTGGAATGGGTTTGACATATCAggtcattgttttattttaatatattcaagtTTAGTTTTAATAGAAGAAGCCAGAGCAATAAATGGATGGGAGCGCATTAAAGATTACATCAGAGATGAAAGATACTCATGGAGTATTGATGACAAAGCAATCAGTACAAACCCACTTAAAAATATAACTAGTGAAGAATTGGAGATTTTAAAACGATCTTATGAGAAATTTACACCTTACGTAAGAGGACTTTTTATTGGCATTGCTGCATTACAATTACTATGGGATGTTATGCTTGTTTCAACTATACTCTATTACCATATTATGGTAGAAAAGTTCATCAGTGGAGTAATAGCCATATTGACATGGTTTGTAACGTACAGGGTCTGGTACACCTTTCCATATATTTTACCAAATAAACCTGGGCAAGGTGTCTTTAAATACAATAAAGGAAAAGCACAGGCACCAACTCCGGTATACCTTAAAAGGATGAGTTCTGTAAATGGCAAGCATTTTATGGGTATGCCTATCAAAAACCAAAATAGTGTTGATTCTACAAATCAAGATGACACTTAATGATATTCAATTCCAATTATGGATTTTTTGTGTAAATTAATTGGAAAAATGGTTTGGGAAATACCTAATTAAGCTTGAGAATTGTGATTTTGTGAATGTTCATTACAAGGGGCTTTTATTGCTGTAAATGGactggaataattataaatgaaaatatatttaaaatctgaggTGGACAGTTTCAAATTACACCACTAGTGACTTATGAATAAAAACGGATTCAATTTATTGAGTACCGGTagaatggggcgattagggattgagaggcgaatcgggaaaaaaccgggaaaatctttcgacgctcaatataagttttatattcgttgcaaaatcttccatttttttgtagtttaatagtagaatgttgaaagttcacaaaacaactctgaatatgcatgataatagctgctaacttataaaaaatcgcgtttcaaattaacttcctgtggtggtaattattttgtgctagaaactttgctctcttttatttatttgataataatagaagacgactatgatttttaaacgttatttagtgtttgaaccagcatatatattaaaggtaagtctcagttgttattggttttaatgtatttgattaaataaaaatacatgtaaaaatctgttgtttttggggatattggggacgtcataggtacaaataacaacgaaaaaggggttaattgggatgagaatacgtgaaatggaaacgacctaagtataaataggtacaggtttgtagggttgtctatgtagttataacagtattttttaaatttgttggtaaaaatctggtttattcgaagcgaaattgggaataagtctttagttgaaatagataagcaatttaatataagtaagtcgattttgcagagacatgtaacaagatcaatgaaatctcaaggtggacaaaaatgtctaagtaatacataataaaatatttaatatttgttcagagtgggggtattcatctgattaatccatggaataaccgacacacctaatctcttaaccatatagaaatatcagcccctaagtacttaccaagaacggagaaatataaaccgtttctaagaaagcccactatatatgtataaatgtatatatatatatatataaatattttgttgttactgcactgtcgattgcacctataattgaggtgatgtctgccatgtacttttgtcagtttttcaattttttttattgatgatcactttgttggtgcaactaaataaattaattaattaaaactatatataaaaataaaagtagtgccaaccctagcaaatttctcatttcgtcccaattaaccgcaattttcgggtaaatagggattacacctatttttgcattttttgcttaaactggaatgctacttgcataattttaaattagacaacaaagatgcccccaagactcaatcattttgatcctgatatagcattatatac
The sequence above is drawn from the Bombyx mori chromosome 11, ASM3026992v2 genome and encodes:
- the LOC101740337 gene encoding acyl-coenzyme A diphosphatase FITM2, whose amino-acid sequence is MTSRTNFKNTRMNYRAQNDSPEPKGTKPTREASSIQEVLTLMIVHICKKILFFDTNLKIALYLGALFLLSLIADVLTFPKSYFSRSDNFFNQYFVKIGWFWTLVITVPYVLLTSYTTCCGKRRMIATAHMVRLLIATVFWWGWTTLFNVIENNYGRCNSKSYDNKITCLKNGSFWNGFDISGHCFILIYSSLVLIEEARAINGWERIKDYIRDERYSWSIDDKAISTNPLKNITSEELEILKRSYEKFTPYVRGLFIGIAALQLLWDVMLVSTILYYHIMVEKFISGVIAILTWFVTYRVWYTFPYILPNKPGQGVFKYNKGKAQAPTPVYLKRMSSVNGKHFMGMPIKNQNSVDSTNQDDT